A single genomic interval of Syngnathoides biaculeatus isolate LvHL_M chromosome 1, ASM1980259v1, whole genome shotgun sequence harbors:
- the ahdc1 gene encoding transcription factor Gibbin: MQTHVDRHTLSHANLDSCGSVGTQQSRTLRTAPPQALSLALGNHPASANRAAEMDVPANVCPNAGERSSPLIVEAERKYALRSSGRSRFPCHVRKSSRLRRTPEDGERRAERERADEDSAEASEEKIWRVKEEELAEENVPKKEQPAMEAVIAAASCPADVPLALTLPKPVPKVSPKPAPRLGHRPGPKSRSRPAPKSVQRPGPKSVMRQRLAVQAALQCAAAAAAAHLPPVPLVKKEVQIFSPNGRRCGRFVGVRRIVVKVARIPVNLGRRQKSYKISNLETIAAPEKGNSVPAEGPEVAKETTAFLRMKNNGKSVMVMFPPGELPLIIKRRRGRPPKQPVVMVPGEAPAPCADGDQLKKPRRRRRTKLPCPYPSYVGDTNDVKTEYGDVLSKLAFLNRQPPATGRCSPPRCWTPSEPESFHTPSENPGISTLLHRLTGFRRPRGSRGGGAGRGGGAAGGAGGGEHNKSTFCDFFESIGKKRKLSPLSEHGLPRKRGKGVGGVGRGGGVVGTGLGSEKTVRKRRVRKNGTLKGEGLCTGPDWPNGSGGWGEEDADKRYQLCGSTRGGFPSCEVGRRDAYCRGSKGVRQAGEDSQSLFAGYFRSLLDSDDSSELLEIAHSNARKASSAHGFEASSLATGHRWSPGIPKWGPNGASSVAEGPTQMHCFSAGPPYNFASQTQTSPTPSSYPKSTPPSISHSPCSPHPAGYGHYSPAYAPPSCGGPQRSSDCSFSYSGSGKNGVLDRGQMGYSGYQVAARKGYGASPAAGPMSPGGGYMSVAKGSPFSSSSSPECYKQYNSNQWSFRQSYGGWSADNFGPQAYSEYGSSESKDILDISNYTPQNAKRPAFPESLSESSSDSSHPGSGAAGSGPPSMGGVLKQSEAAGGDGAQSSLSSLEKLMIDWHESASAPSYNWSQNVLFQGSGTSKPGRGRRKRTEQPEKDGGSVLHTDSPSSPSPTITPKRGGGGGRGRGSRGGRGGMSGCPRERLSGSKGRGKAAAASSGLETSAVFQEGLDYYSGDSSSLSPLATPNSAPPSSYLQDPCEYPSPYSANPSTPSSEERYPALYPGESSSSLSPGVSSPPYAAKPQSYHLVSSRTFSPSCSPLPRATAHCSSAMSPSYRPPPKEAAFSQYDSPSYCGSPYWYGQTSHSSTPSPSTHPHTSPHAGTHGNLLASPNAHMNPPPHDPQHHLSSHAKPYAAGALAHTHVNNQPQAAAHSAPSLYDECGAATAHKQELMRRQGLLTPPPFAKSAPEEDSGAYSLSQLSCQAAGHRYPSQASQQGGGVLCQLLEQGHDDGFSVTSL, from the exons ATGCAAACGCACGTCGACAGGCACACGCTTTCCCACGCCAATTTGGACTCTTGCGGTTCTGTCGGCACCCAACAGTCCAGAACTCTCCGCACGGCGCCACCTCAGGCCTTGTCTTTAGCGCTCGGCAATCATCCGGCCTCGGCCAATCGGGCTGCAGAAATGGACGTACCAGCAAATGTTTGTCCGAACGCCGGGGAACGCTCGTCCCCTCTCATTGTGGAGGCCGAGAGGAAGTACGCGCTGCGCAGCTCCGGACGTTCCCGCTTCCCATGTCACGTGCGCAAATCCTCCCGGCTCCGTCGAACCCCGGAGGACGGCGAGAGGAGGgccgagagggagagagcggACGAAGACTCGGCGGAAGCTTCCGAGGAGAAGATCTGGAGGGTTAAAGAAGAGGAGCTGGCGGAGGAAAATGTCCCGAAAAAAGAGCAACCAGCAATGGAGGCTGTCATCGCCGCAGCTTCCTGCCCCGCAGACGTTCCTCTCGCCCTAACTCTACCAAAACCCGTACCTAAAGTAAGCCCAAAACCCGCACCCCGACTCGGGCACAGACCTGGACCTAAATCTCGCTCGAGGCCCGCTCCCAAGTCAGTCCAGAGACCCGGTCCTAAAAGTGTGATGAGACAGCGTCTGGCAGTGCAGGCGGCGTTGCAgtgtgccgccgccgccgccgccgctcatcTCCCGCCGGTGCCGCTCGTGAAAAAGGAGGTGCAGATTTTCTCTCCCAACGGTCGGCGGTGCGGACGTTTTGTCGGA GTGAGGCGGATCGTGGTCAAGGTGGCTCGCATTCCTGTCAACCTCGGCCGGAGACAGAAAAGCTACAAGATCTCCAATTTGGAGACGATTGCGGCGCCGGAGAAGGGCAACAGCGTCCCTGCGGAGGGCCCCGAAGTGGCGAAGGAGACCACGGCGTTCCTCCGTATGAAGAACAACGGCAAGAGCGTCATGGTCATGTTCCCGCCCGGAGAGCTGCCGCTCATCATTAAGCGCAGGCGGGGGCGACCGCCCAAACAGCCGGTGGTGATGGTACCGGGGGAGGCCCCTGCGCCGTGCGCCGACGGAGACCAGCTCAAGAAGCCCCGCAGGAGGCGGCGGACCAAACTCCCTTGTCCGTATCCATCGTACGTCGGTGACACAAACGACGTGAAGACCGAGTACGGGGACGTCCTATCCAAACTGGCCTTTTTGAACCGCCAGCCGCCCGCCACCGGCCGATGCTCCCCCCCCCGCTGTTGGACGCCGAGCGAGCCGGAAAGCTTTCACACCCCGTCGGAAAACCCGGGAATATCCACCCTGCTGCACCGGCTCACCGGATTTCGACGGCCCCGGGGCAGCAGAGGAGGGGGCGCCGGGAGGGGCGGCGGCGCTGCAGGGGGCGCCGGGGGCGGCGAGCACAACAAGAGCACCTTCTGTGACTTCTTTGAGTCCATCGGCAAGAAGCGCAAACTGAGCCCACTCTCTGAGCACGGATTACCCAGAAAAAGGGGGAAGGGCGTTGGGGGCGTCGGCCGAGGGGGGGGTGTGGTCGGAACCGGGCTCGGGAGTGAGAAGACGGTAAGAAAGAGACGGGTGAGGAAAAACGGCACATTGAAAGGGGAGGGGCTGTGCACGGGACCGGACTGGCCCAATGGTTCAGGGGGCTGGGGCGAGGAGGACGCTGACAAACGCTACCAGCTGTGCGGCTCCACTAGGGGGGGCTTCCCCTCCTGCGAGGTCGGCAGGAGGGACGCCTACTGCCGAGGAAGCAAGGGGGTCCGGCAAGCTGGGGAGGACTCGCAAAGTCTGTTTGCAGGATATTTCCGGTCCCTGCTGGACTCGGATGACTCGTCTGAACTTTTGGAGATCGCGCATTCAAACGCACGCAAAGCTTCATCCGCTCACGGTTTTGAAGCATCCAGCCTGGCGACGGGTCACCGATGGTCCCCAGGCATCCCCAAATGGGGACCCAACGGAGCGAGTTCCGTAGCGGAAGGTCCCACGCAGATGCATTGCTTCTCAGCCGGGCCTCCTTACAACTTTGCCAGCCAGACTCAAACGTCGCCCACCCCTTCCAGCTACCCCAAATCCACCCCTCCGTCCATCTCGCACTCTCCCTGCTCCCCTCACCCCGCCGGCTACGGCCACTACTCTCCCGCCTACGCCCCCCCTTCTTGCGGCGGGCCCCAGAGATCCTCGGACTGCAGTTTTTCATACAGCGGCAGCGGAAAAAACGGAGTCCTCGACCGCGGTCAGATGGGCTACTCCGGCTACCAGGTGGCGGCCAGGAAGGGCTACGGTGCAAGTCCCGCCGCTGGGCCCATGTCGCCGGGTGGAGGGTACATGTCGGTGGCCAAAGGGAGCCCCTTTagctcctcatcctcaccagagtGTTACAAACAGTACAACAGCAACCAGTGGAGCTTCAG ACAAAGTTACGGTGGGTGGTCAGCCGACAATTTTGGACCTCAGGCTTACAGTGAATACGGCTCCAGTGAATCAAAGGACATCTTGGACATCTCCAACTACACCCCCCAGAACGCCAAGAGACCCGCTTTCCCCGAGAGTCTGTCGGAGTCCTCCTCCGACTCGTCGCATCCGGGTTCGGGGGCGGCCGGGAGTGGCCCTCCTTCCATGGGGGGCGTCTTAAAGCAGAGCGAGGCGGCCGGCGGGGACGGAGCTCAGTCCAGCCTGTCCAGCCTGGAAAAGCTGATGATCGACTGGCACGAGAGCGCCTCGGCGCCCTCCTACAACTGGAGCCAGAATGTCCTCTTCCAAGGCAGCGGGACCAGCAAGCCCGGCCGGGGGCGCAGGAAACGGACGGAACAGCCGGAAAAAGACGGGGGCTCCGTTTTGCACACGGATTCCCCGTCCAGTCCCTCACCAACGATCACACCCAAGcgtggagggggcggggggcggggccgaGGTTCCAGAGGAGGCCGGGGGGGGATGTCCGGGTGCCCGAGAGAGCGTCTTTCGGGTTCCAAAGGGAGGGGGAAAGCTGCCGCGGCTTCTTCGGGTCTGGAGACTTCTGCCGTATTCCAGGAGGGTCTGGACTATTACAGCGGAGACAGTAGCAGCCTCTCTCCCTTGGCTACGCCCAATTCCGCACCGCCTTCCAGCTACCTCCAGGACCCCTGCGAGTACCCGTCCCCTTATTCGGCCAACCCCTCCACGCCATCTTCTGAGGAGCGCTATCCAGCCTTGTACCCCGGAGAGTCCTCCTCGTCGCTGTCACCCGGTGTGTCGTCTCCCCCTTACGCTGCCAAACCTCAGTCCTACCACCTCGTTTCTTCTCGAACCTTTTCCCCGTCCTGCTCCCCTCTGCCGCGGGCGACAGCCCACTGCAGCTCGGCCATGAGCCCCTCGTACCGCCCCCCTCCCAAAGAAGCGGCGTTCTCTCAGTACGACTCGCCCAGCTACTGCGGCTCGCCGTACTGGTACGGACAGACGTCGCACAGCAGCACGCCCAGCCCGAGCACCCACCCGCACACGAGTCCGCACGCCGGCACTCACGGGAACCTGCTGGCGAGCCCCAACGCGCACATGAACCCGCCGCCCCACGACCCGCAGCATCATCTTAGCTCCCACGCCAAGCCCTACGCCGCCGGCGCCCTCGCTCACACGCACGTCAACAATCAGCCCCAGGCCGCCGCCCACTCGGCGCCCTCGCTCTACGACGAGTGCGGCGCCGCGACCGCCCACAAGCAAGAGCTGATGCGGCGGCAGGGCCTTCTGACGCCGCCCCCCTTCGCCAAAAGCGCCCCGGAGGAGGACTCCGGCGCTTACTCGCTGTCCCAGCTTTCCTGCCAAGCCGCGGGGCACCGCTACCCATCGCAGGCGTCGCAGCAGGGAGGCGGGGTGCTGTGCCAGCTTCTGGAGCAGGGCCACGACGACGGCTTCAGCGTGACCAGTCTGTAA